The following are encoded together in the Oceanobacillus zhaokaii genome:
- the purD gene encoding phosphoribosylamine--glycine ligase: protein MNVLVVGRGGREHSIVMKLAESERIENLYAAPGNGGMSAQAKMIAIDEMDIEGLVRFAKEAAIDLTIIGPEAPLNAGIANRFHEAGLAVFAPTKEAALLEGSKRFAKEIMEKYEIPTAAYETFTDVEEAKVYIEEKGAPIVIKADGLAAGKGVVVAETKEDAFQAVDDMLVSKAFDSAGATIVIEEFLDGKEFSLMAFVHENKVYPMVTARDHKRAFDNDAGPNTGGMGAFAPVPDVTAAHLSFAMENILQKTVNGMIEEGRPFTGILYAGLIMTEGGPKVIEFNTRFGDPETQVVLPLLKNDLLQVFLDVLAGKDPQLTWEDQTCVGVVLASNGYPGAYNKARLIPSFNTPDNEFIVHAGTIRDGEALVSDGGRVLLAGAKDTTLAGASSAVYNVLESASDMSDFFYRKDIGKA, encoded by the coding sequence ATGAATGTATTAGTAGTCGGACGTGGAGGGCGTGAGCATAGCATTGTCATGAAACTTGCTGAAAGTGAGCGAATTGAAAATCTATATGCAGCACCAGGAAATGGTGGTATGAGTGCTCAGGCAAAAATGATTGCCATTGATGAGATGGACATCGAGGGTTTGGTTAGATTTGCTAAGGAAGCAGCAATTGATCTTACAATTATTGGGCCAGAAGCTCCACTTAATGCAGGTATTGCTAATCGTTTTCATGAAGCTGGATTAGCAGTTTTTGCCCCAACAAAGGAAGCTGCATTATTAGAAGGAAGCAAACGCTTTGCTAAAGAGATTATGGAGAAATATGAGATTCCTACAGCAGCCTATGAGACTTTTACTGACGTGGAAGAAGCAAAAGTATATATTGAAGAAAAAGGTGCACCAATTGTAATTAAGGCAGACGGGCTTGCAGCAGGAAAAGGAGTTGTCGTAGCTGAAACGAAAGAGGATGCTTTTCAGGCAGTTGATGACATGCTCGTGTCAAAAGCCTTTGATAGTGCAGGTGCAACAATTGTAATTGAGGAGTTCTTAGATGGTAAAGAATTTTCGTTAATGGCTTTTGTTCATGAAAACAAGGTGTACCCTATGGTAACAGCAAGAGACCATAAACGTGCATTTGATAATGATGCTGGCCCGAATACAGGCGGGATGGGAGCATTTGCACCAGTCCCAGATGTAACGGCAGCACATTTAAGTTTTGCAATGGAAAATATTTTACAAAAAACTGTTAATGGAATGATTGAGGAGGGACGTCCCTTCACTGGAATCCTTTACGCAGGGCTAATCATGACCGAGGGTGGTCCAAAGGTGATTGAATTTAATACGAGATTCGGTGACCCAGAAACACAGGTAGTACTTCCATTATTAAAAAATGATTTGCTCCAAGTTTTCCTGGATGTATTAGCAGGCAAAGATCCTCAATTAACGTGGGAGGACCAAACTTGTGTTGGGGTTGTCTTAGCATCAAATGGGTATCCAGGTGCATATAATAAAGCAAGATTAATCCCTTCATTTAATACTCCGGATAACGAATTCATTGTGCATGCAGGTACAATACGCGATGGAGAAGCACTTGTTTCGGATGGCGGTCGTGTCCTCTTAGCAGGTGCAAAGGATACAACGCTAGCAGGCGCATCAAGTGCTGTTTACAATGTGCTAGAATCGGCAAGTGACATGAGTGACTTCTTTTACCGAAAAGATATTGGCAAAGCGTAA